A region from the Mucilaginibacter sp. CSA2-8R genome encodes:
- a CDS encoding O-antigen ligase family protein, with the protein MADKLIFILPGITLLLFFANIFFRGNNVQSCMLFVLAFLPLMDLKVTKEAWGGFKTFDIICLYCLIFLLKEFIMVNLNTHNNFYFFLFLVIVIILLIGGLASEFPAKTYFNVIRMLPIFIFGRFLLTEFYKDDRFYIKAINALKISYVVALSVLFIQTIVGLRFTFYPVLGPNTIDPVFHTVRYPGVFFDSQASGQFLAMGSFLFLFLEKDTTKKMAMLNYLVFALAIAGILLAGSRAALAGFGLGLVLVIMIGSGQYRVYGITIITIGAIAYLVLSPKSGIFERASRINDDYSYRASIWRDALNIAKKHPMLGIGWNNYQNYIMRHDQDQYLELENQELLYFTQPENGYLKILVELGYIGFAAFALYLVVPVVKGLIYFFTNLYDRRVVLLIAVLLSWMVPFYSVYSITDYRLLIMVTCMIVLIVAYPQKDYNESASA; encoded by the coding sequence ATGGCAGATAAACTTATATTTATCCTACCGGGGATAACCTTGCTGCTTTTCTTTGCTAATATTTTTTTTAGAGGTAATAACGTCCAGTCTTGCATGCTGTTTGTACTGGCGTTTTTACCCTTAATGGATTTAAAAGTGACTAAAGAGGCGTGGGGCGGTTTTAAAACCTTTGACATCATCTGCCTTTATTGCTTAATTTTTTTGCTCAAAGAGTTTATTATGGTGAACTTAAACACGCATAATAACTTTTATTTTTTCCTCTTCCTGGTTATCGTAATCATTTTGCTCATCGGTGGTTTAGCCTCTGAGTTTCCTGCTAAAACCTATTTTAACGTAATCAGGATGTTACCCATCTTTATATTCGGCCGGTTTTTGCTTACCGAATTTTATAAAGATGACCGCTTTTACATCAAGGCCATTAATGCACTAAAAATAAGCTATGTTGTTGCATTATCCGTTTTGTTTATACAAACGATTGTTGGCTTAAGGTTTACTTTTTATCCGGTATTAGGACCTAACACCATCGACCCGGTTTTTCATACTGTACGCTATCCCGGTGTTTTCTTCGACTCACAAGCCAGCGGGCAGTTTTTAGCCATGGGGAGTTTCCTTTTCTTATTTTTAGAAAAAGATACAACCAAAAAAATGGCAATGTTAAACTACCTGGTATTTGCATTGGCTATAGCCGGTATTTTGCTGGCAGGCAGCCGTGCCGCTTTAGCCGGTTTTGGCTTAGGCCTCGTTTTGGTTATAATGATCGGATCAGGGCAGTATCGTGTATACGGTATAACTATCATTACTATAGGCGCGATTGCCTACCTGGTGCTGTCGCCTAAATCAGGTATATTTGAGCGTGCAAGCCGTATTAACGATGACTACTCTTACCGGGCTTCTATTTGGCGTGATGCACTAAACATTGCCAAAAAGCATCCGATGTTAGGCATCGGCTGGAACAATTATCAGAATTACATTATGCGCCACGACCAGGACCAGTACCTGGAACTTGAAAACCAGGAACTGCTGTATTTTACCCAGCCCGAAAACGGTTATTTAAAAATACTGGTAGAGTTAGGCTATATAGGTTTTGCCGCATTTGCATTATATTTAGTAGTCCCTGTTGTAAAAGGACTAATTTATTTTTTTACTAACTTATACGACCGCCGGGTAGTATTGCTCATTGCTGTATTGCTCAGTTGGATGGTGCCGTTTTATAGTGTTTACTCTATTACCGATTACCGGCTGCTTATTATGGTAACCTGCATGATTGTGTTAATTGTTGCCTATCCGCAAAAGGATTACAATGAATCCGCCTCTGCCTGA